One genomic window of Thermococcus celericrescens includes the following:
- a CDS encoding DUF7411 family protein: MIKCSICIHDERTAKIDVIDGKFVCRECQVYMKHPVDAEKIRGKLKELMKSVDRAIVAYSGGKDSTVALYLAKEVYKVPELEAVMIDHGLMAREAIENAERTAKALGVPFKVLRYDYSDIFREALLKAESPCRRCSKRTMEKLRKYALKNGYKYIITGHELPFGHHPYRLMSGGVTQIRLLSMMTERERLEILERLPFEFPELPGYTTNCLVLGPALERYWEKHGHSFEHRRIAALVRYGLMNREKAERETSKPTVSEEQKRFVYQKLGLDTLIQE; encoded by the coding sequence ATGATCAAGTGCTCAATCTGCATCCACGACGAGAGGACGGCAAAGATAGACGTCATCGACGGGAAGTTCGTGTGCAGGGAGTGCCAGGTCTACATGAAGCACCCGGTAGACGCGGAGAAAATAAGAGGGAAACTTAAGGAGCTCATGAAGAGCGTGGATCGGGCCATCGTCGCCTACTCGGGCGGAAAGGACAGTACCGTGGCCCTCTATCTGGCAAAGGAGGTCTACAAGGTTCCCGAGCTCGAGGCGGTTATGATAGACCACGGGCTGATGGCAAGGGAGGCCATAGAGAACGCGGAAAGAACCGCCAAAGCGCTGGGCGTTCCGTTCAAGGTGCTCCGCTATGACTACTCCGACATCTTCCGCGAGGCCCTTTTGAAGGCCGAATCTCCCTGCAGACGCTGCTCCAAGAGAACGATGGAGAAGCTGAGGAAGTACGCGCTCAAAAACGGCTATAAGTACATCATCACCGGCCACGAGCTTCCATTTGGCCACCACCCGTATAGGCTCATGAGCGGTGGGGTAACCCAGATAAGACTCCTCTCCATGATGACCGAGAGGGAGAGGCTTGAAATCCTGGAGAGGCTCCCCTTCGAGTTCCCCGAGCTGCCTGGCTACACCACCAACTGCCTCGTCCTCGGTCCGGCCCTGGAGCGCTACTGGGAGAAGCACGGCCACAGCTTTGAGCACCGCAGAATAGCCGCCCTGGTTCGCTACGGCCTCATGAACCGGGAGAAGGCAGAGAGGGAAACCTCAAAGCCAACGGTATCCGAGGAACAGAAAAGATTTGTCTACCAGAAACTGGGACTGGATACACTCATCCAGGAGTGA
- a CDS encoding dihydroorotase, whose amino-acid sequence MYDLVLKGKFLTGGKLIEGSIGVSDGKILRVSTGELKGEETIQIGRGKVILPGLIDVHVHLRDFDQRKKETVETGTMAAVHGGITTVFDMPNTQPPVLDVKTFERRKALFERTAYADYALSFLIRNNCGDAVKAGADFYKIFMGASTGGVFSEDFEGDYSCAPGIVSVHAEDTEIIAQNPERPPEAEIRAIKRALNAAEKLRKPLNICHVSTADGIWAILQRNLPWVSFEVTPHHLFLTRKDFEGNPLLKVYPPLRDEKHRRALWENFSRIPLIASDHAPHTPEDKESGAAGIPGLETEVALLLDAVNRGMLELSDIVEKMHTNPVKIFGIMNKGLEVGKDADFTVVDLKREWTVKPDDFYTKAKWSPWEGRKLKGKVVITLLRGRIVMEEDEILEKPQGVRINAGKGSA is encoded by the coding sequence ATGTACGACCTAGTTCTGAAAGGGAAGTTCCTGACGGGTGGGAAACTGATAGAAGGAAGTATAGGGGTTTCTGACGGCAAGATTCTGCGCGTCTCAACGGGCGAGCTGAAGGGAGAAGAAACCATTCAAATTGGTCGTGGAAAGGTCATACTCCCGGGCTTGATAGACGTACACGTCCACCTAAGGGATTTTGACCAAAGAAAAAAAGAAACTGTCGAAACTGGCACGATGGCGGCGGTTCACGGGGGAATAACCACGGTCTTCGACATGCCCAACACCCAGCCGCCCGTCTTGGACGTTAAGACGTTTGAACGGAGGAAAGCACTGTTTGAGAGGACCGCATACGCTGACTACGCCCTGAGCTTTCTGATAAGAAACAACTGCGGGGATGCTGTGAAGGCCGGTGCGGACTTCTACAAAATCTTCATGGGGGCCTCAACGGGGGGAGTCTTTTCAGAGGATTTTGAAGGGGATTACTCCTGCGCCCCTGGGATCGTAAGCGTCCACGCGGAGGACACCGAAATTATCGCCCAAAATCCTGAAAGACCGCCGGAAGCCGAAATCAGAGCAATAAAAAGGGCATTGAACGCGGCGGAAAAGCTGAGGAAGCCCCTCAACATCTGCCACGTATCGACTGCCGATGGAATTTGGGCGATACTGCAGAGAAACCTTCCGTGGGTAAGCTTCGAGGTTACTCCCCACCATCTCTTTCTGACGAGAAAGGACTTCGAGGGGAACCCGCTCCTCAAGGTTTATCCTCCGCTGAGGGATGAAAAACATAGGAGGGCGCTCTGGGAGAACTTTTCCCGCATTCCACTCATAGCCAGTGACCACGCACCCCACACGCCGGAGGACAAGGAATCGGGGGCGGCCGGGATACCCGGACTGGAAACCGAGGTGGCCCTTCTTCTGGACGCGGTGAACAGGGGGATGCTCGAGCTTTCCGACATCGTTGAGAAGATGCACACAAATCCAGTTAAGATATTTGGAATAATGAACAAGGGTCTCGAAGTTGGCAAAGATGCCGACTTCACCGTGGTGGATCTCAAGAGGGAGTGGACGGTTAAACCGGATGACTTCTACACGAAGGCAAAATGGAGCCCGTGGGAAGGCAGAAAACTGAAAGGGAAGGTAGTGATAACCCTTCTCAGGGGAAGGATCGTTATGGAGGAGGATGAAATCCTAGAAAAGCCCCAGGGGGTTAGGATAAATGCTGGAAAGGGTAGCGCTTAG
- a CDS encoding ABC transporter permease subunit, whose product MTKVRGVTHVIIRNLLILLLALLVVGTVIAGGELRIERNDLGRVYKFYQKDGEVGLVDAISGYFSATWKFLRDPPEVMGTSLNAFVIKSFALLVLTEIFLLAFGLFLGLRAGYYRGWADKVVSVLAPTFSAMPSWFIGVVFLFLFYWKLSLFPINFEDTINWAEVHGTLSTGTYLKALALPVLTLVFSSLWEYAFNVRNMIVNERSSDHVLYDVARGLPEGRIMRKLLRTALPAFLTFTTYNFLEILTGMMLIEVIFNIHGLGYLMAISFGLTRIGDGYGFAYAPEILFFATAVMMLFYFINAVVMEGLYLYLDPRSGGREQ is encoded by the coding sequence ATGACTAAAGTCAGGGGCGTTACCCATGTAATCATCAGGAACCTTCTCATTCTGCTCCTCGCCCTTCTCGTCGTTGGAACCGTTATAGCCGGCGGAGAACTGCGCATCGAACGGAACGACCTTGGCAGAGTTTACAAGTTCTACCAGAAAGACGGTGAAGTGGGCCTCGTAGACGCCATCAGCGGCTACTTCTCGGCCACGTGGAAGTTCCTGAGGGACCCACCGGAAGTAATGGGGACCAGTTTAAATGCCTTTGTGATCAAGAGCTTCGCCCTCCTTGTACTGACGGAGATCTTCCTCCTGGCATTCGGGCTTTTCCTCGGACTGAGGGCGGGCTACTACAGGGGGTGGGCCGATAAAGTCGTCTCGGTGCTCGCGCCAACGTTCTCGGCCATGCCCTCCTGGTTCATAGGCGTGGTGTTCCTGTTCCTCTTCTACTGGAAGCTCTCCCTGTTCCCCATCAACTTTGAGGACACCATAAACTGGGCCGAGGTACACGGGACGCTCTCAACGGGCACCTACCTGAAGGCCCTCGCACTGCCGGTGCTAACGCTCGTCTTCTCGAGCCTGTGGGAGTACGCCTTCAACGTCAGGAACATGATAGTGAACGAGCGCAGCAGTGACCACGTGCTCTACGACGTCGCGAGGGGACTGCCCGAGGGAAGGATAATGCGCAAGCTCCTCAGAACCGCTTTACCGGCGTTCCTGACATTCACGACGTACAACTTCCTGGAGATACTGACGGGGATGATGCTCATCGAGGTCATATTCAACATACACGGCCTCGGCTACCTGATGGCGATTTCCTTCGGCCTGACACGCATCGGGGACGGCTACGGCTTTGCCTACGCGCCGGAGATACTGTTCTTCGCAACGGCGGTTATGATGCTGTTCTACTTCATCAACGCCGTTGTCATGGAGGGTCTGTACCTCTACCTTGACCCGCGCTCAGGGGGGAGGGAACAATGA
- a CDS encoding dihydroorotate dehydrogenase electron transfer subunit, which produces MLERVALREVWDVVRDVKAFRFDKKLEFNAGQFIMTWLPGVGEKPFSLAWNDTIVVKRVGPFTSRLFELGEGDYLWIRGPYGRGFEPKGENVALLGGGIGIPPLYAFAKQHRRRFERITLLYGARSREELALMDIENYVDEVVITTDDGSAGRKGFPTEVLAERKGEFDQVYACGPEPMLRAALRVMNYRNIQISAERYMKCGIGVCGSCNLGKYLVCRDGPVFNGLQMRGLL; this is translated from the coding sequence ATGCTGGAAAGGGTAGCGCTTAGGGAAGTTTGGGACGTCGTCAGGGACGTCAAGGCATTCCGCTTCGATAAAAAGCTCGAATTCAATGCAGGACAGTTCATAATGACATGGCTCCCGGGAGTTGGGGAAAAGCCCTTCAGCCTGGCCTGGAACGACACGATAGTCGTCAAAAGGGTCGGTCCCTTCACCTCCAGGCTCTTCGAGCTGGGGGAGGGGGATTACCTCTGGATCAGGGGACCGTACGGCAGGGGCTTCGAACCAAAGGGGGAGAATGTCGCCCTCCTCGGCGGCGGCATAGGGATTCCACCACTCTACGCCTTCGCAAAACAGCACCGGCGCAGATTTGAGAGGATAACACTCCTCTACGGGGCAAGAAGCAGAGAGGAGCTGGCACTGATGGACATCGAGAACTACGTGGACGAAGTGGTAATCACGACCGATGACGGCTCGGCCGGAAGAAAGGGCTTTCCCACGGAGGTTCTCGCCGAGAGAAAGGGAGAGTTTGACCAAGTCTACGCCTGCGGCCCGGAGCCGATGCTGAGGGCAGCACTCAGGGTCATGAACTACAGGAACATCCAGATTTCCGCGGAGAGATACATGAAGTGCGGAATCGGCGTCTGTGGCTCCTGCAACCTCGGGAAGTACCTCGTCTGCAGGGACGGTCCAGTTTTCAATGGCCTCCAGATGAGGGGACTGCTCTGA